One Patescibacteria group bacterium DNA window includes the following coding sequences:
- a CDS encoding SHOCT domain-containing protein, with protein sequence MMYYNQFFPGLFMPFFMIIVWIIIIAGIALLINWLAKQSRSSRTDGNSALNILKERYAKGEIDQKEFETKKKDLI encoded by the coding sequence ATGATGTACTATAATCAGTTTTTTCCCGGCCTGTTTATGCCATTTTTCATGATAATCGTTTGGATTATCATCATCGCCGGCATCGCGCTTTTAATTAATTGGCTAGCCAAGCAAAGCCGATCAAGCCGGACTGACGGCAATTCCGCCCTAAATATTTTAAAAGAACGGTATGCCAAAGGTGAAATTGACCAGAAAGAATTTGAAACTAAGAAAAAAGATTTAATATAA
- a CDS encoding metal-sensing transcriptional repressor, translating into MTEQKAKALIGFKKTKSLLEKIIQMVQADEYCVNIMQQNLAAIGLLRSAHEMLMEGHLNNCFKSAFEAKNIKKQKDMTEEILKVTKLFNK; encoded by the coding sequence AATCGGCTTTAAAAAAACCAAAAGCCTCTTAGAAAAAATTATTCAAATGGTGCAAGCCGACGAATACTGCGTGAATATCATGCAGCAAAATCTGGCGGCCATCGGCTTACTGCGCTCCGCTCATGAGATGCTTATGGAAGGGCACTTAAACAACTGTTTTAAATCCGCCTTTGAAGCTAAAAATATAAAAAAACAAAAAGACATGACCGAAGAAATTTTAAAAGTAACTAAATTATTTAATAAATAA